A part of Haloarchaeobius sp. HME9146 genomic DNA contains:
- a CDS encoding DUF6677 family protein, producing the protein MVRVRVVVAVVLSFIFPGLGHAYLRRWARSLLFVGIFITVTALAVPEAAITSFDSIIAVTQRVSNQVSLSESMAMSVVEIAAMTDAYLLASSSLRAEEGSPRCPNCKKELDGEIDFCPWCAQEIDDLRRVQRE; encoded by the coding sequence ATGGTTCGCGTGCGCGTCGTCGTGGCTGTCGTGCTCTCGTTCATCTTCCCGGGCCTCGGCCACGCCTATCTCCGCCGCTGGGCGCGTTCGCTGCTGTTCGTCGGCATCTTCATCACCGTCACGGCCCTGGCGGTGCCCGAGGCGGCGATCACCTCGTTCGACTCGATCATCGCGGTCACCCAGCGCGTCTCCAACCAGGTGTCGCTCTCGGAGAGCATGGCGATGAGCGTGGTCGAGATCGCCGCGATGACCGACGCCTACCTGCTGGCGAGCAGCTCGCTCCGCGCAGAAGAGGGCAGCCCGCGGTGTCCGAACTGCAAGAAGGAACTCGACGGCGAGATCGACTTCTGTCCGTGGTGCGCCCAGGAGATAGACGACCTTCGGCGCGTGCAGCGCGAGTGA
- a CDS encoding 3-dehydroquinate synthase II — MTTEREVWLKADGSVGDWEARKRRITAGLEAGVDWVLVDDTDVAKVRELGAVNIAAFRTAGDVDVITDAESGDDEGDEIESDGGHAEPDAYVVGKDGEGDGTIDFPTDFSGSADLSTIRRGNASGGYVRILGKEYEKLAEEVASVADYTIVVGEDWTIIPLENLIARIGGDTTLIAGVETAEDARTAFETLEHGSDAVLLDSDDPGEIRDTVDARDAADREKLDMGWAEVTAIEQTGSADRVCIDTGSLLDHDEGMLIGSMARGLVFVHAETAESPYVASRPFRVNAGAVHAYVRTPGGGTKYLSELKSGDEVQVVDTDGNTREVIVGRAKIEKRPMFRIELAIEDDEGEDRVETLLQNAETIKVHTREGRKAVTELEPGDELLLYHEDKARHFGEAIEESIIEK, encoded by the coding sequence ATGACCACAGAACGCGAAGTCTGGCTGAAAGCCGACGGCTCCGTCGGCGACTGGGAGGCTCGAAAACGACGCATCACAGCGGGGCTCGAAGCCGGCGTCGACTGGGTGCTCGTGGACGATACGGACGTGGCGAAGGTCCGCGAACTCGGCGCGGTCAACATCGCTGCCTTCCGAACCGCGGGCGACGTCGACGTCATCACCGACGCCGAGAGCGGCGACGACGAGGGCGACGAGATAGAGAGCGACGGTGGCCACGCCGAGCCCGACGCCTACGTCGTCGGCAAGGACGGCGAGGGCGACGGCACCATCGACTTCCCGACCGACTTCTCCGGGTCCGCGGACCTCTCGACGATCCGGCGAGGCAACGCCAGCGGCGGCTACGTCCGCATCCTCGGCAAGGAGTACGAGAAGCTGGCCGAGGAGGTCGCGTCCGTCGCCGACTACACCATCGTCGTCGGCGAGGACTGGACCATCATCCCGCTGGAGAACCTCATCGCCCGCATCGGCGGGGACACGACGCTCATCGCGGGCGTCGAGACCGCCGAAGACGCGAGAACCGCGTTCGAGACGCTCGAACACGGCTCCGACGCCGTCCTGCTGGACAGCGACGACCCCGGCGAGATCCGCGACACCGTCGATGCTCGTGACGCGGCCGACCGCGAGAAGCTGGACATGGGCTGGGCCGAGGTCACCGCCATCGAACAGACCGGCAGTGCAGACCGGGTCTGCATCGACACCGGCTCGCTGCTCGACCACGACGAGGGGATGCTCATCGGCTCGATGGCGCGCGGGCTCGTCTTCGTCCACGCCGAGACGGCCGAATCGCCCTACGTCGCCTCCCGACCGTTCCGGGTCAACGCCGGTGCGGTCCACGCCTACGTCCGCACGCCCGGCGGCGGTACCAAGTACCTCTCCGAGTTGAAGTCCGGCGACGAGGTGCAGGTCGTCGACACCGACGGGAACACCCGTGAGGTCATCGTCGGCCGCGCGAAGATAGAGAAGCGGCCGATGTTCCGTATCGAACTCGCCATCGAAGACGACGAGGGCGAGGACCGCGTCGAGACGCTGCTCCAGAACGCAGAGACCATCAAGGTCCACACCCGCGAGGGCCGCAAGGCCGTCACCGAACTCGAACCCGGTGACGAGCTCCTGCTCTACCACGAGGACAAAGCTCGCCACTTCGGCGAGGCTATCGAGGAGTCCATCATCGAGAAGTAA